A genomic region of Oncorhynchus mykiss isolate Arlee chromosome 2, USDA_OmykA_1.1, whole genome shotgun sequence contains the following coding sequences:
- the wnt4b gene encoding wingless-type MMTV integration site family member 4b precursor (The RefSeq protein has 1 substitution compared to this genomic sequence): protein MPTVSAVNLTAQLLLLLLWATHPTMATNWLSLARMPRSRPVSGAAPCGRLRGLSVGQVGVCRARGEVMESVRKAAEMVIEECQHQFRNRRWNCSTTPRGVNVFGRVMSQGTREAAFVHALSSAAVAVAVTRGCSRGELERCGCDRKVRGVSPEGFQWSGCSDNLSYGVAFSQTFVDETERAKGMSAGRPLMNVHNNEAGRKVECKCHGVSGSCELRTCWKVMPPFRRVGAVLKERFDGATEVRLSRIGSRTALLPRDPQVKPPAARDLVYLAVSPDFCRLDPNNGIPGTAGRRCNGTSRLAPDGCELVCCGPGYRAGRAEMVQRCSCKFSWCCSVRCQQCKNTVMIHTCRE, encoded by the exons atgCCAACTGTCTCCGCTGTCAATCTCACGGCACAACTCCTCCTGCTGTTGCTATGGGCAACCCACCCGACCATGGCAACCAACTGGCT cTCCCTGGCGAGGATGCCGCGCTCGCGGCCCGTGTCGGGTGCTGCCCCCTGTGGGCGGCTGAGGGGACTGTCCGTGGGGCAGGTGGGGGTGTGCAGGGCGCGGGGAGAGGTCATGGAGTCTGTGCGCAAGGCAGCCGAGATGGTCATAGAGGAG TGCCAGCACCAGTTTCGTAATCGCCGTTGGAACTGCTCCACCACCCCACGTGGAGTCAACGTGTTCGGTAGAGTCATGAGCCAAG GCACCCGTGAGGCAGCCTTTGTGCACGCCCTGTCCTCGGCGGCGGTGGCAGTTGCAGTGACGCGAGGCTGCAGCCGGGGGGAGCTAGAGCGGTGTGGCTGCGACAGGAAGGTCAGAGGGGTCAGTCCCGAGG GTTTCCAGTGGTCTGGGTGCAGTGATAACCTGTCATATGGTGTGGCCTTCTCCCAGACCTTCGTGGATGAGACGGAGCGTGCCAAGGGGATGTCGGCAGGGCGACCCCTCATGAATGTCCATAACAACGAGGCTGGACGGAAG GTGGAGTGTAAATGTCATGGTGTCTCGGGATCCTGTGAGCTGAGGACCTGCTGGAAAGTCATGCCCCCATTTCGGCGCGTCGGCGCAGTGCTGAAGGAACGCTTTGATGGAGCCACAGAG GTGCGTCTGTCCCGTATCGGCTCCAGGACAGCCCTGCTGCCCCGGGACCCCCAGGTCAAACCTCCCGCCGCCAGGGACCTGGTGTACCTCGCTGTCTCTCCAGACTTCTGCCGTCTCGACCCCAGCAATGGGATCCCAGGGACAGCCGGCCGACGCTGTAACG GCACCTCCCGGCTGGCCCCAGATGGCTGTGAGTTGGTGTGTTGTGGGCCAGGGTACCGGGCGGGCCGGGCTGAGATGGTGCAGCGCTGCTCCTGTAAGTTCTCCTGGTGCTGCTCGGTCCGCTGCCAGCAGTGCAAGAACACAGTGATGATCCACACCTGCCGAGAGTGA